One region of Bdellovibrio bacteriovorus genomic DNA includes:
- the ahpF gene encoding alkyl hydroperoxide reductase subunit F, whose amino-acid sequence MLDSSLLEQLKSVFASLENTVELVVENSTHDDNKDLLEMLNEVASTSDKITVRNSGGISPMPQFHIAYKDKPTGIVFKGIPGGHEFTSLILAILNTDGKGKALDSLIASRVKRLKKNITIQSYISLTCENCPDVVQALNQFALVHGSMRHEIIDGGYVQDDVQALGIQGVPSLVANSKMFHSGRIQLLDLLTKLESTFGVDDSAPVEEPVNKNLGHFDTLVIGGGPAGASAAIYTVRKGLSVAMITEKIGGQVQETKGIENLISVVYTEGPQLAAQLNQHVASYPIKLFENRRVKKIHTKDGIKAIELESGEHLTADAVIVTTGAKWRELNVEGEKDYLGRGVAYCPHCDGPFYKGKKVAVIGGGNSGVEAAIDLAGIVREVVVFEYNDQLKADKILVDKLKSLPNASIITSAKTQKVIGDGQKVTQLEYVDRSLDKTEKIDLDGVFVQIGLVPNSQFLKDTVNLSKFGEIIVDEKGRTSEAGIYAAGDVTTTPYKQIVIAMGEGAKAALAAFEDRMYKHN is encoded by the coding sequence ATGTTGGATTCTTCCCTTTTAGAACAACTCAAATCAGTCTTCGCATCTCTCGAAAATACAGTCGAACTTGTCGTTGAAAACAGCACTCACGACGACAATAAAGATCTTCTTGAAATGTTGAATGAAGTCGCGAGCACTTCAGATAAAATCACAGTTCGCAATAGCGGCGGTATTTCGCCGATGCCTCAGTTTCATATTGCTTACAAAGACAAACCGACGGGCATCGTGTTTAAAGGCATTCCTGGTGGTCACGAATTCACTTCGTTAATCCTGGCAATCCTAAACACCGATGGAAAAGGAAAAGCCCTAGACAGCTTGATCGCGAGCCGTGTGAAACGCTTGAAAAAGAACATCACGATTCAGTCTTACATCTCTTTGACTTGTGAGAACTGTCCGGACGTGGTTCAAGCCTTGAATCAGTTCGCGCTTGTTCACGGAAGCATGCGCCACGAAATCATTGATGGCGGCTACGTTCAAGACGACGTTCAAGCTTTGGGCATTCAAGGTGTCCCAAGTCTGGTTGCGAATTCAAAGATGTTCCACTCAGGCCGTATTCAACTTTTGGATCTATTAACGAAACTTGAAAGCACATTCGGCGTGGACGATTCAGCTCCCGTTGAAGAGCCTGTGAACAAAAACTTAGGTCACTTCGATACTTTGGTTATCGGCGGTGGACCTGCGGGCGCATCGGCGGCGATTTACACAGTTCGTAAGGGCTTAAGTGTCGCCATGATCACGGAAAAAATCGGCGGTCAGGTGCAAGAGACCAAAGGCATTGAGAATTTGATCTCTGTGGTTTACACGGAAGGTCCTCAATTGGCAGCGCAGTTGAATCAACACGTTGCTAGCTACCCAATTAAACTTTTTGAAAACCGTCGAGTTAAGAAAATTCACACGAAAGACGGCATCAAAGCTATCGAACTTGAAAGTGGCGAACACCTGACAGCAGACGCGGTGATCGTGACAACTGGTGCGAAGTGGCGTGAACTGAACGTCGAAGGTGAAAAAGACTATCTGGGTCGTGGCGTTGCTTACTGCCCTCACTGTGATGGTCCTTTCTACAAAGGCAAAAAGGTGGCCGTTATCGGCGGTGGAAACTCTGGTGTCGAAGCGGCAATTGACCTTGCGGGGATCGTTCGTGAAGTCGTGGTCTTTGAATACAATGATCAATTGAAAGCGGATAAGATCTTGGTGGATAAACTTAAATCTTTGCCAAATGCTTCGATCATCACAAGCGCAAAAACTCAGAAAGTGATTGGCGACGGCCAAAAGGTCACGCAACTGGAGTACGTCGATCGCAGTTTAGATAAAACTGAAAAGATTGATCTTGATGGTGTCTTCGTTCAAATCGGTTTAGTTCCCAACAGTCAGTTCTTGAAGGACACGGTGAACTTAAGCAAGTTCGGTGAAATCATCGTCGATGAAAAAGGTCGCACCTCAGAAGCAGGCATCTATGCTGCCGGAGACGTGACAACAACTCCGTACAAGCAGATCGTGATCGCTATGGGTGAAGGTGCTAAAGCTGCCCTTGCCGCTTTCGAAGATCGTATGTACAAACACAATTAA
- a CDS encoding VOC family protein: MSLLITSITINTPHLQDMLGFYGIIGFQFTASKVDKGSEVHRALHNGVEFSLYSIRNAQKAQIPSLQLGFRITDLERTVGELMKIPGSMCILDPTEMPDGKKAIVLDPDGHSIELCEI; the protein is encoded by the coding sequence ATGAGTTTGTTAATCACTTCTATCACAATAAACACCCCGCATCTACAAGACATGCTGGGATTCTATGGAATAATCGGCTTTCAATTTACAGCGTCAAAAGTTGATAAGGGAAGTGAAGTTCATCGCGCCCTTCACAATGGAGTCGAATTTTCTTTGTATTCCATCAGAAACGCTCAAAAAGCTCAAATTCCAAGCCTGCAATTAGGTTTTCGAATTACAGATTTAGAACGCACCGTCGGTGAGCTGATGAAAATTCCAGGCAGCATGTGTATTTTGGACCCAACAGAGATGCCGGACGGAAAGAAGGCGATTGTCTTGGATCCCGATGGTCATTCGATCGAACTTTGTGAGATATAA
- the pepN gene encoding aminopeptidase N translates to MKQEKIYLKDYKGPAFSVDSINLDFVINEDFCRVIAKSKMNRTEEGAELRLNGVELKLVSVKIDGTPLKADQYQITEEELIIPSTPKKFELEIETELQPQHNTSLEGLYKSNGIFCTQCEAQGFRKITYFLDRPDVMTSYSVTIEADKKKYPVLLSNGDRIKIEDLGNGRHKAFWRDPHKKPCYLFALVAGDLGVIRDTFTTSSGRKVNLEVYAVHGKQERCWHAMESLKKSMKWDEETFGLEYDLNDYMIVAIDDFNAGAMENKGLNIFNSRLVLADSNSATDVDFHSIESVVAHEYFHNWTGNRVTLRDWFQLSLKEGLTVFRDQEFSADMTDRGVQRIEDVDALRTGQFAEDAGPNAHPVRPESCMAVDNFFTMTIYEKGSEVIRMMQTIVGRKGFRKGMDEYFKRHDGQAVTTEDFAAAIAEPNGKDFTQFKRWYNQSGTPVVHVTEAYDQNKGEYTLSLEQSCPPTPNQPHKEPFHIPLMMGLLDKNGKELALNCDKIQVNTDGKNLIELKERKETFVFKGLKERPVLSILREFSAPINLRWEASEDDLYFLMEKDTDSFNRREMAQKLGLNLLHNLIARHREGAPLTIDNRYLKALSATIRDADMDPSFKAKMLQIPSHAILAQEEEVLDSEAFHNARTTLRTAIARENRTQLLDIYHKYHGADPKSHDPKVFGHRALKNQALHYLAELHDPEILTIANKQYWEAQNMTDRMTALMILADTESEFRDKALSDFYNNWKNDSVVINKWFTAQATTTRKQTLEDVKALTKHPAFNITNPNNVYSLLRAFGANIVRFNDPKTDAYEFYADKILEIDAKNPQVAARLCAAFNFVKKLDPVMKEKAIKQIKRMVAVETLSKNSRELLQSSI, encoded by the coding sequence ATGAAACAAGAAAAAATTTATCTTAAAGACTATAAAGGACCCGCTTTTTCTGTGGATTCAATAAACCTCGACTTCGTCATCAATGAAGACTTTTGTCGAGTTATCGCCAAAAGCAAGATGAACAGAACCGAAGAAGGCGCGGAGCTGCGTTTAAACGGCGTTGAGCTGAAACTGGTTTCCGTAAAAATTGACGGAACACCTCTTAAGGCCGATCAATACCAAATCACGGAAGAAGAACTGATCATCCCTTCGACTCCGAAAAAATTTGAACTTGAAATTGAGACTGAGTTGCAACCACAGCACAACACGTCTTTGGAAGGCCTCTATAAATCCAACGGCATTTTCTGCACTCAGTGTGAAGCTCAAGGCTTTAGAAAAATCACTTACTTCTTAGACCGTCCGGATGTCATGACTTCGTACTCTGTAACTATCGAAGCGGATAAAAAGAAATACCCTGTTTTACTTTCAAACGGCGATCGCATCAAAATTGAAGACTTAGGAAACGGTCGTCACAAAGCTTTCTGGCGTGATCCACATAAAAAGCCTTGTTACTTGTTTGCTTTAGTCGCTGGAGATCTTGGTGTTATTCGTGACACCTTCACGACGTCTTCCGGTCGTAAAGTGAATTTAGAAGTCTATGCCGTGCATGGAAAACAAGAACGCTGCTGGCATGCTATGGAGTCTTTGAAAAAATCCATGAAATGGGACGAAGAGACCTTCGGTCTTGAATATGATCTTAATGACTACATGATCGTCGCAATTGATGATTTCAATGCCGGCGCGATGGAAAACAAAGGTCTTAATATCTTTAACTCTCGCTTAGTTCTGGCCGATTCCAATTCAGCAACAGACGTGGATTTCCACAGCATTGAATCGGTTGTCGCGCATGAATACTTCCACAACTGGACAGGCAATCGTGTGACTTTGCGTGACTGGTTCCAACTTTCTTTAAAAGAAGGTTTGACGGTTTTCCGTGACCAAGAATTTTCTGCCGACATGACGGATCGCGGAGTGCAAAGAATCGAAGACGTCGATGCTCTTCGCACGGGTCAATTCGCTGAAGATGCGGGCCCTAATGCCCACCCCGTCCGTCCTGAATCTTGTATGGCGGTCGATAATTTCTTCACCATGACGATCTATGAAAAAGGATCTGAAGTGATCCGTATGATGCAAACGATTGTGGGAAGAAAAGGTTTCCGTAAAGGCATGGATGAATACTTCAAACGTCATGACGGTCAAGCCGTGACGACGGAAGACTTCGCCGCCGCCATTGCAGAGCCGAATGGTAAAGACTTCACACAGTTTAAGCGTTGGTACAATCAATCTGGGACACCAGTGGTTCACGTGACCGAAGCCTATGACCAAAACAAAGGTGAATACACGCTGTCATTGGAGCAATCGTGCCCGCCGACTCCAAATCAACCGCATAAAGAGCCTTTCCACATACCATTGATGATGGGCCTTTTAGACAAAAACGGTAAAGAGCTTGCTTTAAACTGCGACAAAATCCAGGTCAATACAGATGGAAAAAATCTGATTGAACTTAAAGAGCGCAAAGAAACTTTCGTGTTTAAAGGTCTGAAAGAACGCCCTGTTCTTTCTATCCTTCGTGAGTTCTCTGCACCGATCAATTTGCGTTGGGAAGCCAGCGAAGATGATTTGTACTTCCTTATGGAAAAAGACACGGACTCTTTCAACCGTCGCGAGATGGCGCAGAAATTGGGCTTGAATCTTCTTCACAACTTGATTGCTCGTCACCGTGAAGGCGCTCCGTTAACTATCGACAATCGATATTTAAAAGCTCTCAGTGCGACGATTCGTGATGCCGATATGGATCCAAGCTTCAAGGCAAAGATGCTTCAAATCCCAAGCCATGCTATCTTGGCGCAAGAAGAGGAAGTTTTAGACTCTGAAGCCTTCCACAACGCGCGCACGACCTTGCGCACGGCGATTGCGCGTGAAAACCGCACGCAGCTTTTGGATATCTATCACAAATACCACGGTGCCGATCCGAAAAGCCATGACCCGAAAGTCTTCGGCCATCGTGCTTTGAAAAATCAAGCCCTGCACTATTTAGCTGAGCTTCACGATCCAGAAATTTTGACGATCGCGAATAAGCAGTACTGGGAAGCACAAAACATGACGGACCGTATGACGGCGTTGATGATTCTTGCGGATACAGAATCTGAATTCCGCGATAAGGCTTTGAGTGACTTCTATAACAACTGGAAAAATGACTCTGTTGTTATCAATAAGTGGTTCACAGCCCAAGCTACGACCACAAGGAAGCAGACTTTGGAAGATGTGAAGGCTTTGACGAAACATCCGGCTTTCAATATCACAAATCCCAACAACGTGTATTCGTTGCTAAGAGCTTTCGGTGCGAACATCGTGCGTTTCAATGACCCTAAAACGGACGCTTACGAATTCTACGCGGATAAGATTCTTGAAATCGACGCGAAGAACCCGCAAGTCGCCGCTCGCTTGTGCGCGGCTTTCAACTTTGTCAAAAAGTTAGATCCGGTGATGAAAGAAAAAGCTATCAAGCAAATCAAACGCATGGTGGCGGTTGAAACTCTTTCGAAAAACTCTCGCGAGCTTTTACAGTCTTCCATCTAA
- the folE gene encoding GTP cyclohydrolase I FolE has protein sequence MSKTTKKKSAKISKKLPPVDPASPHEVAIAVKQILDNVRPTPMIHNGLSNEEKIEKITEKFVDIMETLGLDLSDDSLRETPRRVAKMYVNEVFSGLDPKKFPKMTVIENKMNYDQMIVVQNISCLSFCEHHFLPIDGFATVAYIPNKKVIGLSKINRIVQYFGRRPQVQERLTKQITDCLQYILGTEHVAVHINAKHYCVVMRGIEDTGSATATADLRGHFKTRMETREEFLQHCRTK, from the coding sequence ATGTCTAAAACAACAAAGAAAAAGTCGGCAAAAATCTCTAAGAAACTGCCTCCCGTAGACCCCGCTTCACCGCATGAGGTTGCGATCGCCGTAAAGCAGATCCTGGATAATGTGCGTCCGACGCCGATGATCCATAATGGTCTTTCAAACGAAGAAAAGATTGAAAAGATCACCGAAAAATTCGTCGATATCATGGAAACTTTGGGACTGGATCTTTCCGACGACAGTCTTCGCGAGACACCACGTCGTGTGGCTAAAATGTACGTGAACGAGGTTTTTAGTGGTTTAGACCCTAAAAAGTTTCCGAAGATGACGGTTATTGAAAACAAAATGAATTACGATCAGATGATCGTGGTTCAAAACATCAGCTGTCTTTCTTTCTGTGAGCATCACTTTTTGCCGATCGATGGCTTTGCTACTGTCGCGTATATTCCAAATAAAAAAGTGATCGGTCTTTCTAAGATCAATCGCATCGTTCAGTACTTCGGCCGCCGCCCGCAGGTGCAAGAGCGCCTGACGAAGCAAATCACGGACTGTCTGCAATACATCTTGGGAACGGAGCACGTAGCGGTGCACATCAATGCCAAGCACTACTGTGTGGTGATGAGAGGTATTGAAGACACAGGTAGTGCCACTGCCACAGCGGATCTGCGTGGTCACTTTAAGACCCGTATGGAAACGCGTGAAGAGTTCTTGCAGCACTGTCGTACGAAATAA
- a CDS encoding PilZ domain-containing protein — protein sequence METKATTLERPRTVQMAAAVLILTPVLDILMYQRTGTQIFSWVGWLLIFGAGVSLMIRHKSSWLLGIVLCALFVLNTGYGLIRDMEHVDPLISTAKLLDCLLVLFIVGTVSYFFRYPYLDRRQNWFAPTGERFSITTPVMLNGIETQTLDLSYTGARIAVPGGVSYKAGDKLALQFTDINDIQCSAKVIDVKADHVRVHFEGTSSSDKEMLRQWLNSQNLQKV from the coding sequence ATGGAAACAAAAGCAACCACCTTAGAACGTCCTCGAACAGTGCAGATGGCTGCGGCCGTCTTAATTCTCACACCCGTGTTGGACATCCTCATGTATCAGCGAACAGGAACTCAGATTTTTAGCTGGGTGGGATGGTTGTTGATCTTCGGTGCCGGTGTCAGTTTGATGATTCGTCACAAATCCTCGTGGCTTCTAGGGATCGTTCTTTGCGCTCTTTTCGTCTTAAACACGGGTTACGGTCTGATTCGTGACATGGAGCATGTGGATCCTTTGATCAGCACAGCGAAGCTTCTAGATTGTTTATTGGTTCTTTTTATTGTGGGAACCGTATCGTATTTTTTCCGCTATCCTTACCTGGATCGACGTCAAAATTGGTTCGCACCTACAGGCGAGCGCTTTTCTATTACGACGCCCGTGATGTTGAATGGAATCGAGACGCAAACTTTAGATCTTTCTTATACGGGGGCGCGTATCGCGGTACCTGGTGGGGTTTCTTACAAGGCCGGAGACAAGCTCGCGTTGCAGTTCACCGATATCAACGATATTCAATGCTCTGCAAAAGTCATTGATGTGAAAGCCGATCATGTCCGCGTTCACTTTGAAGGCACCTCGTCTTCAGATAAAGAGATGCTTCGTCAGTGGTTAAACAGTCAAAATTTACAGAAAGTTTAG